The following nucleotide sequence is from Allocatelliglobosispora scoriae.
GTCGAAGGCAAGGCTGGACTTGCCCGAGCCGGAGAGGCCGGTGAAGACGATGAGGGCGTCGCGCGGCAGCTCCAGGCTGACATCCCGCAGGTTGTGCTCGCGGGCACCCCTGATGATCAAACGGTCAGCCACGTTGAAACTCTCCTAGATCGGACATGCGGATGCAGCGCTGAGAACAGCGTTCCGACACTAACCGGGGGCTACGACAAAAGCGTTCTCGTGAGCAACGAGGTGACCTTGCCATCGACGTCGCCCGGTGACGTCCAACCGTATCCGAGCCGTGTTACGGGCGACTCGTGCCCCTGCTGTGCTGGGTGAGGCGCTTCCAGCGCTCCTTCTCCTCGGCCCGCGTCCGCACGTCCTTGCGCCGGGCCTCGAAGGCGAGTTCCTTCTGCAGCCGCTGCCAGCTCTCCCAGCGGCGCGGTGCCAGGTCACCGTCGGCGAGCGCCGCCCGCACGGCGCAGCCCGGCTCCCCCTCGTGAGCACAATCACTGAACCGGCACAGGTCGATGAGGTCGACGACGTCCTCGAAGGCCTTGTCGAGGCCGTCGGAGCCGTCGAGCAGACCGACGCCACGCACGCCGGGAGTGTCCAGGACGGCACCGCCGCCCGGGATCGGAATCAACGCCCGATAGGTGGTCGTGTGTCGGCCTTTGCCGTCGACCCGGCGTACCCCCTGGGTGGTCATGACCGTGGCGCCCGCCAGGGCGTTGACCAGCGTCGACTTGCCCGCGCCGGAGCGACCGAGCAGGCCCAGCGTGCGGCCGTGCGCGATGAGCGGCCGGAGCTTGTCGAGGCCGACCCCCTGGTCGGCACTGACGATGACCACCTCGACGCCGGGTGCGATCGCGCGCACCGACTCGGCGACCGCCTCGGGGTCGGTGGAGACGTCCGACTTGGTGAGAACCACGATCGGCACCGCGCCGGACTCCCAGCCCAGGGCGAGGAAGCGCTCGATGCGACCGAGGTCCGGACCCGAGTCCATCGGCTCGACCACGGCGGCGACGTCGATGTTGGCGGCGAGCACCTGGCCGGAGGAGTCCTTGTCCGAGGTGCGCCGGACGATCACCGTGCGCCGGGGCAGCACGACCTCCAGCGTGGTGCGGTCATCGGGCCACCGGCGCACGATCACCCAGTCACCCGCGCACGGCAGGCGCACGGGATCGGCCGAGGCCGCCCGCAGCACGCTGCCCGCGAGGCTCGCGCGATCGACGCCGGTCTCGGTCAGCACGGTGCACACGCCACGATCAGCGCGCAGCACTCGCCCAGGCCGGTGGTCGGGGTCCGCGAGCAGCAGGGGGTACGCCGAGGCGAGCGCCTCGTCCCAGCCGAGCGACGACAAAAGCGTGGTCATGCACCGTTTCCTTAGTAGTGGTTACCGAGCAGTGTGGGCCAGGTCGGCAACTTCCGCCATGAGATTTCCTCGCACTGGTGTGCGGATAACCGCTTGACACCTGGTGTTACTCCGCCGATGGCACGATCGGCGCGGCCGGATCGAAGCACGCCCGTCACTTCTTGGTGGCCGGCAGGGCGCACGCCGCCGCCGTGTGCGCCCGCTGCAGACCTGGCGACGAGCAACACGGCCAGGCGCCGATTGACGGACGCTCTAAGCTCTCCAGCGTGACTCTGCACGCGACCGCGGTCCTGCCCGATCTCGAGATCACCACGCTGGAGGTCGGCGACTTCGGCAACGACGCCTACCTGCTGCGCTGTCGCCACACCGGTGAGCAGCTCCTCATCGACGCGGCGGCCGACGCGAAGGCCCTCACCTCGCTGATCGGCGACGGCGGGCTCGCCTCGGTCGTCACGACCCACGGGCACGCCGACCACTGGAAGGCCCTGGCGGAGATCGTGGCCTCGACCGGCGCGACGGCCTACGCGCACCCGGCCGACGCCGGCTCGCTGCCCGTGCCGACGCAGCCGCTCGTCGACGGGGACACCGTGACGGTCGGCTCCAGCTCGCTGGAGGTGATCCACCTGGTCGGGCACACGCCGGGGTCGATCGCGCTGCTCTACCGGGACCCCGAGGGCCCGCCGCAGATCTTCACCGGCGACAGCCTCTTCCCCGGCGGGGTCGGCAACACGCGGGGCAACGCGGCGAACTTCACCAGCCTGCTCAACGACGTGATCGGCAAGATCTTCGACCGGCTGCCGGACTCGACGATCGTCCACCCCGGACACGGGCTCCCGACGACGCTGGGAGCGGAGCGCCCGTCCCTGCCCGAGTGGCGCGAGCGCGGCTGGTGACCGCCGGTCTTGCATGTAGACCTTGAATCGTTTGTGCTGCCCTGGCAGCAGTAATCATTCAAGATCTGCCACGGGAACGACCACGATCTGGTGGTCGTCCTCGTAGATGACGCGGCCCGGGTCGTCGGAGCGGAGCACCACGCACGCCACTCCGTGTGCGGTCAGGATCTCCAGATAGCCGTCGACCCGCTCGACCAGGTGCTGGGCCGAGACCTTGAACCAGGCAGCCGCACCCGGGTGCAGTTCCCGGTCGTAGACGGTGGCGTCCACGGTCGCCGGATCGGGGTAGGCCGCGTCGTACCAGTCGTTGTTGAGCCGCCGGAACCGCTCCTGCTCCTCGATCAGCCGACCCTGCTTCGCAAGGCCGTTGACCAGGCCGAAGACGCCGACGTTGCGACCCCGATCGTCGACCTCGGGGCTCTGGAACCGGATGTAGCGCACAGCCGACCGTAACAGCGGTGCCGGGTCGGTCACCCCGACCCGGCACCGGGCTCACGCTAGTTCGCGGGCCGAACGAGCCGGACGAGGCTTGCGGCGATCCAGCCCCAGGCGATGACGACGCCGAGGAACAGCGTCAGCGCACCCGCCGTGCCGCCGCTGAACGCCCAGCCCAGCCCCAGCGCGAAGAGCACGCCGCAGACCCGGCCGCCGACGGCCCAGGCCCGCTCGCCACGGACCGTGAACCGCCGGGCCAGCACGAAGCAGAGCGCGATCATCGAGAAGAAGGAGAGGCTGCCACCGAGGTTGTGCAGCATCGCCTCGCTGCTCATCGTCGTCGGGACACCGGCCGGTGTGCCGATCGGGAAGCCGTCGGCCGCGTCCATCCGGAAGACACCGGCGATGAGCATCCCGAGGCCGATGACGGCGAGCAGGATCGGTCCCCAGGTCCCGGCCTTACCGCCGCGCAGCACCCGACGGGCGCCGACCGCACCGGCCACGGTGAGCGCCCCGGTGGTCAGGAAGCTCATGGTCTGGATCCAGCCGAGGTCACCGTTGGCGAGCATGCTGACCGGGTGCCGGGTCAGGTCGTAGGCCTCGCGGGTGAAGGTCTGCGCCAGCGCCACCACCGTGAAGATCGGCGCGGCGGCCGCGCCTGCGAGCAGCAGCGGACGAGTCGAGACCGTGGTGCGGCCGGTGGCGTGAGCAAGGGTGGTCATGGTGGTTCCCTTCGCGGATTCGCGGGTGGCCGTGCGGCCTGTCATCAAGGCAGCGAACGGCCGAGCCGCGAATCGACAAGATCGCCGGACGAAATTTCATGGACGGCAGCCCTAGAGTCGGCACCATGACCGAGTCGGCCGAGCAGCTTGCCGCCATCCAGGACGCCTACGCGGTGTGGCGTCGCCGGCACCGGCGGCGTTCCAGCGGGGAACCGGTGTCGGCGACGCAGATCGCCGAGGCGGAGGCCGTCCTCGGCCTCACGCTCCCGACCGGCTACGTCGCGTTCCTGACCACCTTCGGCGTCGGCGGTCCGAACGATCTGATCACGCCCCGCGCGGCCGTGGCCGACAGCCAAGGGGATGCGGGCGGCTGGGCGCACGTCCGGCGGCCCTTCACGATCGTCAACGGCAAGTGCCCGATGCCCGACCCCGAGGACGCGAGCGTCGTCGATGGCGCGATCCCCGTCAATATCGGCGGCTGCGACTTCCACACCGTGCTCGCGGTGACCGGCGACCTCGCCGGGACGGTGTGGACCAACGACTACAACAACGTCGACGAGGACAGCTACTTCGTCTGGGCACCGGCCCGGCTGGTCACGGGCGAGCGGCAGTCCGAGCCGGTGGAGTTCCTGACCTGGATGCGGCACCGGACCGAGCGGGCCGCCGAGTACGCCGCCCGTCGCCCGTGGTGGCGCCGCCGGTTCGACTGAGGGTGTGCCGCACCGGCGAGCGGAACGGCACACCCCGACTCGGTTACGCGAAGACGCCCAGTGCCTGGAGCTCCGAGAGCTGCCCGGCCGGCTGGCCGGTGTTGCCGGTGATGGTGATCCGCACATACCGAGCCGTCGTGCCGCCCGGCAGCGGGATCACGACGTAGTTCCCCGCCCCCGTCCCGAAGAGGTAGGAAGCCGACCCGACGATCGTCGAGTAGCCGCCGCCGGTGCTGCCGAGCACCGACAGCGTCTGGTTGCGGCTCACCCACGCCGGGGGCACCCGGAGCACGATCGAGGAGAGCTTCGCGTTCGCGCCGAGGTCCACGGTGATCGACTGCGGGAAGGCGTTGTTGCTGCTCTCCCAGTAGGTGTTGAGGTCGGTGTCGACCGCC
It contains:
- a CDS encoding DUF998 domain-containing protein, producing the protein MTTLAHATGRTTVSTRPLLLAGAAAAPIFTVVALAQTFTREAYDLTRHPVSMLANGDLGWIQTMSFLTTGALTVAGAVGARRVLRGGKAGTWGPILLAVIGLGMLIAGVFRMDAADGFPIGTPAGVPTTMSSEAMLHNLGGSLSFFSMIALCFVLARRFTVRGERAWAVGGRVCGVLFALGLGWAFSGGTAGALTLFLGVVIAWGWIAASLVRLVRPAN
- a CDS encoding SMI1/KNR4 family protein, whose protein sequence is MTESAEQLAAIQDAYAVWRRRHRRRSSGEPVSATQIAEAEAVLGLTLPTGYVAFLTTFGVGGPNDLITPRAAVADSQGDAGGWAHVRRPFTIVNGKCPMPDPEDASVVDGAIPVNIGGCDFHTVLAVTGDLAGTVWTNDYNNVDEDSYFVWAPARLVTGERQSEPVEFLTWMRHRTERAAEYAARRPWWRRRFD
- a CDS encoding MBL fold metallo-hydrolase, which translates into the protein MTLHATAVLPDLEITTLEVGDFGNDAYLLRCRHTGEQLLIDAAADAKALTSLIGDGGLASVVTTHGHADHWKALAEIVASTGATAYAHPADAGSLPVPTQPLVDGDTVTVGSSSLEVIHLVGHTPGSIALLYRDPEGPPQIFTGDSLFPGGVGNTRGNAANFTSLLNDVIGKIFDRLPDSTIVHPGHGLPTTLGAERPSLPEWRERGW
- the rsgA gene encoding ribosome small subunit-dependent GTPase A, translated to MTTLLSSLGWDEALASAYPLLLADPDHRPGRVLRADRGVCTVLTETGVDRASLAGSVLRAASADPVRLPCAGDWVIVRRWPDDRTTLEVVLPRRTVIVRRTSDKDSSGQVLAANIDVAAVVEPMDSGPDLGRIERFLALGWESGAVPIVVLTKSDVSTDPEAVAESVRAIAPGVEVVIVSADQGVGLDKLRPLIAHGRTLGLLGRSGAGKSTLVNALAGATVMTTQGVRRVDGKGRHTTTYRALIPIPGGGAVLDTPGVRGVGLLDGSDGLDKAFEDVVDLIDLCRFSDCAHEGEPGCAVRAALADGDLAPRRWESWQRLQKELAFEARRKDVRTRAEEKERWKRLTQHSRGTSRP